From Fusarium oxysporum f. sp. lycopersici 4287 chromosome 10, whole genome shotgun sequence:
GGCGCCAAATCCAAGGGTCCTTAGCAGGATAGAAATACGCTGTGTCTCCCAGACTGTTCGAGTGAAGATGATTGTGGACTTTCCAACATGCTCGTTAATCAAGTAGATAAGATAAACGTCCTTGCGGACATGAGGAATAAAGATGTAGTGCTGGAGCAGAGTCGAGACGGTCTGGTACTTGTTGGAGCTGATGCTCACACGAACGGGATCTCTCAAACTGGCACGCTGAAGACTCTCAATCTTGGAGCTAATTGTCGCAGAGAAAAGATAAGTGCGTCGCTCGCGGGGAATGAACTTGAGAATCTTGTCGATACTAGGTCCAAAGTCCATATCCAGAAGTCGATCGGCCTCGTCCATGATCAAGTACTTTAGGGTTCGTAGCGAAAAGCCCTTGGTCTTCTCAAGATGGTCCACAAGACGACCAGGTGTCGCAACAATAATATGAGGCTTCTTTCCGAGAGCAATGGCCTGGGGTACCATATCAAGACCGCCGACAATCACAGCGCATCGTAGAGAAATGAGCGATCCGAGAGCTTCGAAGGCTTGGCCGATCTGGGTTGCCAATTCACGAGTTGGGGCGAGGACGAGACCGAACAGAGGCTGAGGCTTGTCGAGAAGAGCCTGGAGGACGGGAAGAGCAAAGGCAGCTGTCTTTCCACTACCTGTTTCGGCGAGACCGATAATGTCACGGCCTTCGAGAGCGACGGGGATGGACTTTTCTTGGATGGGCGTGGGGTACTTGTAGTTGAGCTTTTCGCAAGCTTCGCAGAGAG
This genomic window contains:
- a CDS encoding ATP-dependent rRNA helicase RRP3, which codes for MFGAKRRKVAHDAPKKKKPVVAEKPARAEPEPSDDEQSEEESATLEEPSAEEAVEDAPKKTFKDLGIVDALCEACEKLNYKYPTPIQEKSIPVALEGRDIIGLAETGSGKTAAFALPVLQALLDKPQPLFGLVLAPTRELATQIGQAFEALGSLISLRCAVIVGGLDMVPQAIALGKKPHIIVATPGRLVDHLEKTKGFSLRTLKYLIMDEADRLLDMDFGPSIDKILKFIPRERRTYLFSATISSKIESLQRASLRDPVRVSISSNKYQTVSTLLQHYIFIPHVRKDVYLIYLINEHVGKSTIIFTRTVWETQRISILLRTLGFGAIPLHGQLSQTSRLGALNKFRSGTRDILVATDVAARGLDIPSVDVVLNYDLPQDSKTYIHRVGRTARAGKSGIAISVVTQYDVEIFTRIEAALGKKLTEYPTEKEEVFTFQTRVEEAQRHARVEMKSFTEERGKKGSTLKGGRKKGGKRGRDDMDKEEG